The Struthio camelus isolate bStrCam1 chromosome 14, bStrCam1.hap1, whole genome shotgun sequence genome has a window encoding:
- the IP6K2 gene encoding inositol hexakisphosphate kinase 2 — protein MSPAFGAMEVEHYSKGVLLEPFVHQVGGHSCVLRFNDKTICKPLIQREHQFYETLPTEMRKFTPQYEGVVSVSFEEDEDGNLCLIAYPLSGDHDNLENLDNSDCEPKSKLLRWTNKKTMLLENDKIPKEWVRQHRKEEKMKSHKLEEEFEWLKKSEVLYYTVEKKGNVSSQFKHHNPWSMKCHQQQLQRMKENAKHRNQYKFILLENLTSRYEVPCVLDLKMGTRQHGDDASEEKKANQIRKCQQSTSAVIGVRVCGMQVYQAGTGQLMFMNKYHGRKLSVQGFKEALYQFFHNGKYLRRELFESVIKKLTELKSVLEKQESYRFYSSSLLIIYDGKERQEVAVDSDPEDLEDLSEESSDESAGAYAYKPTASTVDVRMIDFAHTTCKYYGEDSVVHEGQDTGYVFGLQNLIDIIKEIRDESSE, from the exons ATGAGCCCAGCATTTGGAGCTATGGAAGTGGAGCACTATTCCAAGGGAGTCCTCCTCGAACCCTTTGTCCACCAGGTTGGAGGGCACTCCTGTGTCCTCCGGTTTAATGACAAGACCATCTGTAAACCCCTTATTCAGAGGGAACACCAGTTCTATGAGACTCTCCCAACAGAAATGCGTAAATTCACTCCACAATATGAGG GGGTGGTGTCAGTGAGCTTTGAAGAGGATGAAGATGGAAACTTATGTTTAATAGCATATCCATTAAGTGGGGACCACGATAACTTGGAAAACTTAGATAATTCTGACTGTGAACCCAAAAGTAAGCTGTTGCGATGGACTAACAAAAAGACAATGTTGTTAGAGAATGACAAGATACCTAAGGAATGGGTCCGACAgcacaggaaagaggaaaaaatgaaaag TCACAAATTAGAGGAAGAATTTGAGTGGCTGAAGAAATCTGAAGTGTTGTATTACACtgtagagaaaaaaggaaatgtcagTTCACAGTTTAAACACCATAATCCTTGGAGTATGAAATGTCACCAGCAACAGTTACAGCGGATGAAGGAAAATGCAAAACACCGGAATCAATACA AATTTATTTTGCTGGAGAACCTAACATCTCGATATGAAGTACCATGTGTGTTGGACCTTAAGATGGGAACCCGACAGCATGGAGATGACGCATCAGAAGAGAAGAAGGCTAATCAGATTCGCAAGTGTCAGCAGAGTACGTCGGCTGTTATTGGGGTCAGAGTTTGTGGCATGCAG GTCTACCAGGCAGGCACTGGCCAGCTGATGTTCATGAATAAATACCATGGAAGAAAACTCTCGGTCCAAGGATTTAAAGAAGCACTTTACCAGTTCTTTCATAATGGCAAATACCTGCGCAGGGAACTCTTTGAATCTGTTATTAAAAAACTGACTGAACTCAAATCTGTCTTAGAGAAACAGGAGTCTTATCGCTTCTATTCTAGCTCCTTGCTGATCATTTATGATgggaaggaaaggcaggaagTTGCTGTCGACTCAGACCCAGAGGATTTGGAGGACCTTTCGGAGGAATCTTCAGATGAATCAGCAGGAGCCTATGCCTACAAACCAACTGCTAGTACTGTTGATGTCCGTATGATAGACTTTGCCCACACAACCTGCAAGTACTATGGAGAAGATAGTGTGGTGCATGAGGGCCAAGACACGGGTTATGTTTTTGGACTCCAGAACTTAATAGATATTATTAAAGAAATAAGAGACGAAAGTAGTGAATAA